GGCCAGGTGGAAGGGGGCAAATAGCTCCCATGCGACATCTTTGAGTTGAATTGTCTCTCATGCGACGTTGTTGGTTGTAATGGCTCTCATGCGACGTCTCCCAGCACAGAAATAGCTCAAGCAAGACAACCCGTTTACGCGGCTAGTTGGCTGTTAGTTAGGCTGAGGTTTGGTTAGGACACCGGGGGTTATGTGCTCTGACTGGTGGGGTCCACCTAGGGCCACGTAGTCAAGAGTCAACCGTCCACGACTCGACCGGTGACTGTGTGACCGTGCTCGACTCGCCCGTGCTGGACTGGGCGAGCGGCGCCGCCGTAAGCATCTTCTCCGGCAGCGGTTTCTTCTCCGCGGTGGTGGAGCGCATTTCTCGGTAGCGGCAAAGCTATTGCGAGTGACCCCGAAACCCTAGTCCCACTCCCCTGAATTTTGGGGGATCTGTGGCCTCATGCTGCCCCTCTGTTTCTTGGCGATTTAGAATCTCGATTGGATCCGGGGGCTGTTTCTTCTCCGCGGCCCGCCCGGTGGTGGAGCGCCTTTCTCGGCAGCGGCTATTGCGAGTGAGTATTTTCCAAACTCTAGTCCCATTCCCCAGAATTTTGGATAAATATGTGGCCTCATGCTACCCCTGTTTCTTGGCGTTTTAGAATCTCGATTGGATAGGAGCGCGGGGGCTGAATGAGATGGAGCGAGGAGACAGTGCTTCAAATCGGTAATGCCGCCCTCTTTTCTATTTTAGCTGTTATCGAACTCGATTTGGTAGTGACTGTCGCTTACACTGCCGCCGCTGCCTGCCATTGACAAAACAGGGGAGGTTCAGGTTCTGCCACCACATTCGCAATTATAGTGGAATTTTTTCCCTGTAAAGCCAAGCTCAGTGATGGCAGTGTCCAAGACATTGATAGAGATACCACCGTGAGGTTGGATGTCGAATTTGCAGACGTTGATCCCCAGGAATTGGAGAGCATGAAGGAGAAGGCCGTGGGCAATTTGGTGAAGAGAATTGGGGAGAGTATTGTTTGGGGTCCAGAACAAGAGGTATCTCTGCAACGTTTCGATAACTATAATGGTGAATATGTGAGAATTGAAGATGGAGAATCCATGGTTGCTGAAATTGATCAGCAAGAAGGGTGGGCAAGCAAACAAGTAACATTTTATGCTGAGCTAATTGATCTGCAAACTCATTCCAGAGTTGGTTATGTGCCATCAAAGATGGCTGCACAGGTGGAAGATAATGAGTGGGTTTCACAAAAGAAGATGTTGGCATTGTTGACTGAACCGACTGTAGTAGCTGAAGATACAGGGACTGATGCAGATGGAGAGGAGGGAACCCATGGTGCTAGGAAGATTGTTGTTGACTGGAATGTAGTAGAGTTGAATGAAAAAACAGATTTGGTCATTACACCAATATCTGACATTGATATGGCCGAAATGTTTGGCATTCAAGTTGATGACAAAGATAAGGAGAAGGATGACAGTTCTTTGCCTGCTGATGGTAACACATGCCCTAGAAATGCAaatgaggatgaagaagagctgaTGAGAGAGGCTGCAGATGATGTGGATGATGCAGATGATAATGAGCTGGTTTGTTTGTATGACAAAGAGAACCCAGTTATTGAGGTGGGAAAGTTGTGGCCAAGCATGAAGGAGTTTAGGATGTCTTTCAGGACCTATTCAGTGAAAATAGAGTTTGATGCCAAGACTATGTGGACTGAtcgaaaaaaaattatgctcggtGCAAAGGTTATGATGGTGGTGGCAATCCTTGCAAATGGTACTTGTCTGCCAGACTACAACCTGATGGAAGTACAGTAAGGGTAAATCAAATACCACACCAGCATACATGTATGACCACTTCACAGAGAGTTTCAAAGATGACATCACAGCTTTGGGTTACAGAGAAGATTACTCCTATTTTAGCCAAGACTCCAAACACTACTGCAAAGAGGCTTAAAGTTGACTTGGAGAAGCTGTACCCCATCCAGCTGCAATATACCACAGTGTGGAAAGCAAAACAAAGGGCCATGAAATCATTGTATGGTGACTGGGCAAATACATTTAGGATGTTGTATAGTTTTAAAGCAGAGGTGGAGAAGAGGTCACCTGGAAGTGTGGTGGAGATAGATACAGAGGTAACAGAGGATGGCAAGGTTTTATTCAGCAAGTTTTTTATGTGTTTGAAGCCTTGCATAGATGGATTCAAAGCAGGTTGTCGTCCATATTTGAGCATAGACTCATCTTTTTTGACTGGAAAGTGGAATGGTCAGTTGGCTGCATGTAATGCTCTAGATGGACACAACTGGATGTTCCCAATTGCAATAGGAATGTTTCAATCAGAGACAGAGGCATCATGGATATGGTTCATGATGCAATAGGAATGTTTCAATCAGAGACAGAGGCATCATGGATATGGTTCATGATGCAACTGAAAAGATGCATAGGGCCAGTTTCTCCTTTGGCCATCCACACAGATGCATGTAGAGGGTTGGAAAATGCAGTAAAAAATGTTTTCCCCCATGCTGAGCAGAGGGAGTGCTTTGGACATATGTGGATGAATCTGATAAAAAAATTCAGAGGAGATGAATTTGGGCGCATGTGGCCAGCAGCAAGATCCTACACCAGACAGACACATTCCTATCACCTTGGTAAGATATTGGCATCATGTAGTGATAATGAATTTGCTTCATGGTTGAACACACACCATTCTCTGTTGTGGTATAGATCAGGTTTTAATACTGCCATAAAATGTGATCATATCAATAACAACTTGGCAGAAAGTTTTAACAACAAAGTGAAGGATTTGAAAGACTTTCCTGTGCATGACATGGTGGACCAAATAAGGATCATGATCATGCGTTTGTGGGAGTTGAGAGGAAAAattgctaatattttggaagGGGACAAGCTTCCAGCAGTGGTACAACAGGTGGTCAACATGAGTAGAAATCTTTCACATCTATCTGTTGAGAAATCTTCCTTGTGGGGTGCTGAAGTTAGAGATACAAAGAGTGGCAAGAGGCATGTGGTAAATACTGAGTTGCATGAGTGCACTTGCCAAGAGTGGCAACACACTGGAAAACCATGTGAGCATTCCATACTTTTTTTGGCATCTAAACCCAGGTTAAATATGCACCCATATTTGCATGAGTATTATTCAGTACAAAAATTCAAAGCTGCATATGCAAGTCCAATTCCTGCACTGACTGACCAATCTCAGTGGCCTGAGGTGGAAATAGAATTTACCTTGTGTCCCCCTGTCACTAGAAGAAAGGCTGGGAGGCCAAAACAGAGCAGATTCAAAGCTTGGTTTGAGAAAGGTGGTTGTAGTAAGAAGgggaaaaaggaaaaggaaaagaatGATAAGCCCAAAAGGGCTCAAAAAGGTAACAAAAATAGGTGCAAGTTATGTGAGGTACTTGGGCACAGAGTTGGTTCATCCAAATGCATCTACACTCCTCAGAGGCCAAAATATGTTTATGTTACTGTTTTTGCAAGTTTTTGATTTTGCTACTTGTTCTAGTATCTAACCAAGTGAAATGCTTTATTTTTTAGGAGGAAGCGTGCAGAAAAAGCCCCACCTCTTGTTGTTGAACAGTGCTGGCCAGTGAAAAAAGCAAGACTCAATGGCTTTAGAAGGAAGAGCACTAAGCAGATAATGTTTGGCGACAAAGATATGGAGCAAACTGAAACTGTTACTGCTGAACATGAGCTAAGTGTTTCTGTTTTGGACGATGTGATGCATACTGAATCTGTTTTGCAGGCGCTAGGGCAATCTGAAACTGTTGCAGATGAAGCAACTGTTGTGCTACCATGCGAATCTGCTTTGACAGCTGTGTTGCCATGTTTGGAGGTTGTGTTGCCAAGTGTTGAGTTGCAAACTGAAGTAGTTGAACAATGTGTGCCATCTACTCAAGCTGCAGAAGTGCAAACTGAAGAAGTGGGACATGGTGAGGGGCAAAAGTTGAGGGGGCCTAGTGGAGTTGGCAAGAAAACCAAGGGGCCAAAAAGCAAGAGCATCAGCATCAACAAACTATGCGCCGTGGAACAAAACGGTGGAAAAAAGCAGAAGAAATCGAGTGGTAGAAAGAAGCGAAATAAATAGAGTCGAAATCATTCAAATTTGATGTGAAAACTTATGTTTGTTGTCATTTGATGTGAAAACTTATGTTCTTTCATGTGAAAACTTATGTGCTATGATGTTGATTTGACTtgaaataaaattcaaatttgaaccaacATTCAAATTTGAACCTATCTCCAATATTTTTGGAGTTCATTTGTTTGTTCTGTAATGTTGCATTGTTTTATGTACTACTATGCACTTTAGTTCATAAATCCAACCCTTTTTGTGAAGTCCAGCTCATAGTCACTGAAAATGTTGTCCAAACAGGCTCCAAAGTAAGAGAAAACGACCCCATTTCTAAGCAAGTTTTTTTCGACCTTCTCAAAATCACAAAAAAAGATTTTCTTAGCTTATATTATACCTATATAGGATCAATACGAAGTCTCACCTTTTTTTGAATAAGTATTcatattattaatttatttttgaAAAACCACCCTTTAATACAAAGTCAGCAATAAAACAAGTTTAAAAATTT
This sequence is a window from Aegilops tauschii subsp. strangulata cultivar AL8/78 chromosome 7, Aet v6.0, whole genome shotgun sequence. Protein-coding genes within it:
- the LOC141028090 gene encoding uncharacterized protein, whose amino-acid sequence is MRWSEETVLQIGSATTFAIIVEFFPCKAKLSDGSVQDIDRDTTVRLDVEFADVDPQELESMKEKAVGNLVKRIGESIVWGPEQEVSLQRFDNYNGEYVRIEDGESMVAEIDQQEGWASKQVTFYAELIDLQTHSRVGYVPSKMAAQVEDNEWVSQKKMLALLTEPTVVAEDTGTDADGEEGTHGARKIVVDWNVVELNEKTDLVITPISDIDMAEMFGIQVDDKDKEKDDSSLPADGNTCPRNANEDEEELMREAADDVDDADDNELVCLYDKENPVIEVGKLWPSMKEFRMSFRTYSVKIEFDAKTMWTDRKKIMLGAKVMMVVAILANGTCLPDYNLMEVQ